A genome region from Mustelus asterias unplaced genomic scaffold, sMusAst1.hap1.1 HAP1_SCAFFOLD_47, whole genome shotgun sequence includes the following:
- the LOC144483169 gene encoding uncharacterized protein LOC144483169: MEKPWKCGDCGKRYKYPSELEAHWRSHTGERPFTCSQCGKGFSQPSHLQTHQRIHTGEGPFTCCQCGKGFTQLSSLQRHQRVHTGERPFTCSQCEKGFTRLSNLQRHQRVHTGERPFTCPQCGKGFTDLSTLQTHQRVHTGERPFTCCQCGKGFTRLSTLRIHQRVHTGERPFTCSQCGKGFIDLSTLRRHQRVHTGERPFTCCQCGEGFTRLSTLRIHQRVHTGERPFTCSQCGKGFIDLSVLRRHQRVHTGERPFNCSQCGKGFSQLSDLQRHQRIHTGERPFTCSQCGKGFSQLSSLRRHQRIHTGERSFTCS, from the coding sequence atggagaaaccatggaaatgtggggactgtgggaagagatacaaatacccatctgagctggaagctcattggcgcagccacactggggagagaccatttacttgctctcagtgtgggaagggattcagtcaaccatcccacctgcagacacaccagcgaattcacactggggaggggcccttcacctgctgtcagtgtgggaagggattcactcagttatccagcctgcagagacaccagcgagttcatactggggagagaccattcacctgctctcagtgtgagaagggattcactcggttatccaacctgcagagacaccagcgagttcacactggggagaggccattcacctgccctcagtgtgggaaggggttcactgatttatccaccctgcagacacaccagcgagttcacactggggagaggccgttcacctgctgtcagtgtgggaagggattcactcggttatccaccctgcggatacaccagcgagttcacactggagagagaccattcacctgctctcagtgtgggaaaggattcattgatttatccaccctgcggagacaccagcgagttcacactggggagaggccgttcacctgctgtcagtgtggggagggattcactcggttatccaccctgcggatacaccagcgagttcacactggggagagaccgttcacctgctctcagtgtgggaaaggattcattgatTTATCcgtcctgcggagacaccagcgagttcacactggggagaggccattcaactgctctcagtgtgggaaggggttcagtcaattatctgacctgcagcgacaccagcgcattcacactggggagaggccattcacctgctcccagtgtgggaaggggttcagtcagttatccagcctgcggagacaccagcgcattcacactggggagaggtcattcacctgctcttag